One Candidatus Fermentibacter sp. genomic window carries:
- a CDS encoding L,D-transpeptidase codes for MILSLLLASAGADLPSAGGISTPSRAATVILDRQVVLFTQDGHEANLALVSTGRPGHPTPRGEFEVLYRHRAPMSSRYHVRMPYWICIVSSGEIGFHQAPGPSALRRLGEPLSHGCIRLGAPTAVWAYEWLTNGSRVEIR; via the coding sequence ATGATCCTGAGCCTTCTGCTGGCTTCCGCGGGTGCGGATCTGCCGTCCGCAGGCGGGATCTCCACGCCCTCCAGGGCTGCGACCGTCATCCTCGACAGGCAGGTCGTGCTGTTCACCCAGGACGGTCATGAGGCCAACCTCGCGCTCGTATCCACGGGGCGTCCCGGTCATCCCACGCCCCGCGGGGAGTTCGAGGTGCTGTACAGGCACAGGGCGCCGATGTCCAGCCGGTATCACGTCAGGATGCCGTACTGGATATGCATAGTCTCCTCGGGTGAGATAGGGTTCCACCAGGCACCGGGGCCGAGCGCGCTGAGGCGCCTCGGCGAGCCGCTGTCCCATGGCTGCATCAGGCTGGGGGCTCCCACTGCGGTATGGGCCTACGAGTGGCTGACGAACGGCTCCAGGGTGGAGATCAGATAG
- a CDS encoding carboxyl transferase domain-containing protein, translating to MSRINEFLAKASRLILGGGREALESQRRKGKLTVRERLDVLLDPGTFLETDLFVEHSASDFGMHSKMLAGDGVVTGIGRVDHRPVAVFAQDFSVAGGSLGRAHASKITKVMDASRDMLIPLVGINDSGGARIQEGVDSLCGYGEIFYRNTLLSGVVPQISVILGPCAGGAVYSPALTDFVFVVDRISNMFITGPQVIKTVLGEEISPEELGGARTHSAITGNAHFFADNEEDAFEQVRNLLSYLPSSSREDPPRTAPKPPKTTLTRDVIPEDRRKAYCVRDVIRGIVDSSEFLEVHEHFARNIFTGFARLEGRTVGIVANQPRVLAGVLDVDASDKAARFIRFCDAFRIPLITLVDTPGYLPGVSQEHMGVIRHGAKILYAYSEATVPKLTVIMRKAYGGAYIAMCSRHLGANFVVAWPTAEIAVMGPEGAANIIFRKEIEESSDPEATRREKVAEYEEKFANPYVAASKGYVDTILIPEQTREALVRILETARVPDSGRMPRRHGNIPL from the coding sequence ATGAGCAGGATCAACGAGTTTCTGGCCAAGGCGTCCAGACTCATACTCGGGGGTGGCCGCGAAGCCCTCGAGAGCCAGCGCAGGAAGGGCAAGCTCACCGTCAGGGAGAGGCTCGACGTCCTGCTCGATCCAGGGACGTTCCTCGAGACCGACCTCTTCGTAGAGCATTCGGCGTCGGACTTCGGGATGCATTCCAAGATGCTGGCCGGTGACGGAGTGGTGACGGGCATCGGCAGGGTCGACCACAGGCCCGTGGCGGTGTTCGCCCAGGACTTCTCCGTGGCGGGAGGCTCTCTCGGCAGGGCTCACGCCTCCAAGATCACCAAGGTCATGGACGCCTCCAGGGACATGCTGATCCCCCTCGTCGGCATCAACGACTCGGGCGGTGCAAGGATCCAGGAGGGGGTGGACTCTCTCTGCGGATACGGGGAGATCTTCTACAGGAACACGCTGCTCAGCGGCGTGGTGCCGCAGATATCGGTCATCCTCGGCCCGTGCGCCGGCGGGGCGGTCTACTCCCCCGCCCTCACGGACTTCGTCTTCGTCGTCGACCGCATCTCCAACATGTTCATCACCGGCCCCCAGGTGATAAAGACAGTCCTGGGCGAGGAGATATCCCCCGAGGAACTCGGCGGGGCCCGCACGCATTCCGCCATAACCGGCAACGCCCACTTCTTCGCGGACAACGAGGAGGACGCCTTCGAGCAGGTGAGGAACCTCCTGTCCTACCTCCCCTCGAGCTCGCGGGAGGATCCGCCCAGGACCGCTCCGAAGCCCCCGAAGACAACCCTCACCAGGGACGTCATCCCCGAGGATCGGCGCAAGGCCTACTGCGTCAGGGACGTGATCAGGGGGATAGTCGATTCATCCGAATTCCTCGAGGTCCACGAGCACTTCGCGCGGAACATCTTCACCGGCTTCGCGAGGCTCGAGGGCAGGACCGTCGGGATCGTGGCCAACCAGCCCCGGGTCCTCGCGGGCGTGCTGGACGTGGACGCATCCGACAAGGCTGCACGCTTCATCAGGTTCTGCGACGCATTCCGCATCCCGCTCATCACGCTGGTCGACACGCCGGGATACCTGCCGGGCGTCAGCCAGGAGCACATGGGCGTGATCAGACACGGCGCGAAGATCCTCTACGCCTACAGCGAGGCCACCGTTCCCAAGCTGACGGTGATAATGCGCAAGGCTTACGGCGGTGCCTACATAGCGATGTGCAGCAGGCACCTTGGCGCGAACTTCGTGGTGGCATGGCCCACCGCCGAGATAGCGGTCATGGGCCCTGAAGGCGCAGCCAACATCATCTTCCGCAAGGAGATCGAGGAGAGCAGCGACCCGGAGGCCACCAGGCGCGAGAAGGTGGCCGAGTACGAGGAGAAGTTCGCCAATCCCTACGTGGCCGCGAGCAAGGGCTACGTCGACACCATCCTGATCCCGGAGCAGACCAGGGAGGCCCTGGTCCGCATCCTCGAAACGGCTAGGGTGCCGGATTCCGGCAGGATGCCGAGGCGGCACGGCAACATCCCGCTGTAG
- a CDS encoding mannose-1-phosphate guanylyltransferase — MMAPGGDAVHAVIMAGGRGTRFWPVSRKGLPKQFIDLLGQGSLLSMTVGRILPLVPLERILVVTGEGFGDLVMEQVPGLPGENLLLEPEGRNTAACIGWAAREISRRSGPDALMSVLPSDHVIPDPGGFAESIEAALRPAGDGWLVTIGIRPDRPATGYGYLESGGDAGGFHRVLRFVEKPSLERAEAFVAGGRHFWNAGMFVWKAGRILEEIGLHMPGLAAGLAALEPGVRPSPGAYGALPSVSIDVGVMEKAERVAMIPASFRWDDVGDWPAARRVGASRGELLSVGGGDCTVWAPGRLVVVMGLSGLSVVESDGVLLVMADSSAQSLKEVVSRLERERPDLV; from the coding sequence ATGATGGCGCCCGGCGGGGATGCGGTCCATGCCGTGATAATGGCGGGAGGGCGGGGCACCAGGTTCTGGCCGGTTTCCCGGAAGGGCCTGCCCAAGCAGTTCATCGACCTGCTGGGACAGGGGAGCCTCCTCTCGATGACGGTCGGCAGGATACTCCCGCTCGTGCCGCTGGAGCGTATCCTGGTGGTCACCGGCGAGGGTTTCGGGGATCTCGTCATGGAGCAGGTCCCGGGGCTGCCCGGGGAGAACCTCCTGCTGGAGCCCGAGGGCCGGAATACCGCTGCATGCATAGGGTGGGCGGCCCGGGAGATTTCGCGCCGTTCCGGCCCGGATGCCCTCATGTCGGTACTCCCGTCCGATCATGTCATCCCCGATCCCGGAGGATTCGCGGAATCCATTGAGGCAGCCCTCCGCCCTGCCGGCGACGGATGGCTCGTCACGATAGGTATACGCCCCGACAGGCCCGCGACGGGCTACGGTTATCTCGAGTCGGGCGGAGATGCCGGAGGATTCCACCGTGTCCTGCGCTTCGTCGAGAAACCGTCGCTCGAGAGGGCCGAAGCCTTCGTCGCCGGCGGCAGGCACTTCTGGAACGCGGGCATGTTCGTGTGGAAGGCCGGCAGGATACTCGAGGAGATCGGACTCCACATGCCCGGCCTGGCTGCGGGCCTGGCCGCGCTCGAGCCCGGGGTCAGGCCCTCCCCGGGCGCCTACGGGGCCCTGCCCTCCGTCTCGATCGACGTCGGAGTGATGGAGAAGGCAGAAAGGGTGGCCATGATACCGGCCTCCTTCCGCTGGGACGACGTGGGTGACTGGCCTGCCGCCAGGAGGGTGGGCGCCTCGAGGGGGGAGCTGCTCTCGGTCGGCGGGGGCGACTGCACCGTCTGGGCTCCCGGGAGGCTCGTGGTCGTGATGGGCCTGAGCGGGCTCTCCGTCGTAGAGTCAGACGGGGTGCTCCTCGTGATGGCGGATTCGAGCGCACAGTCGCTGAAGGAAGTGGTGTCACGCCTCGAGCGGGAGAGGCCCGACCTGGTCTAG
- a CDS encoding tetratricopeptide repeat protein: MSLSIRSLSAAAALAVLAFAACSTPAVTGVKVHIQNGEYLEAIQLADSVIAAGESQNAELWMWRGKAQGNIRDWTGASESFQHVSQLDPAMAPQLEEYWFVFYNAAAVSLDSGDVASARSYLDAGREVVPGRPEFDQMLGDLAVQEGDYETALDHFKASADISREYVASLAGMLESAPADQKPAIEEVLANAESTFLLSLYNAGMIHKALAGTSDTEEASAAHLDGAVEVLQEAVGIDPTNADVLNLLAQVYLLRGSFDEAMSVFDDALAGVDAGLAEGWLAPEDAQAIRGEIMLTRGAALLEMERYDEAVTELEAARDVNGPSYVLLGNLAQAYIMQEEYDSALTVLDEAAGLPDLTDEERANTLYMKFAALNQLERDAEAASALEAALEINPDNAEWWEYLASTYSRLNRRSDAIEAMEHAQQLRGE; this comes from the coding sequence GTGTCGCTGAGTATCAGGTCATTGTCCGCCGCCGCCGCCCTCGCAGTCCTGGCGTTCGCGGCATGCTCGACCCCCGCCGTCACCGGCGTGAAGGTCCATATCCAGAACGGTGAGTATCTCGAAGCCATCCAACTCGCTGACAGCGTGATAGCCGCCGGCGAGTCGCAGAACGCAGAACTGTGGATGTGGCGCGGCAAGGCCCAGGGCAACATCCGCGACTGGACAGGCGCTTCCGAATCCTTCCAGCACGTCTCCCAGCTCGATCCCGCGATGGCCCCCCAGCTCGAGGAGTACTGGTTCGTGTTCTACAATGCGGCCGCCGTCTCTCTCGACAGCGGTGACGTCGCCTCCGCGAGGAGCTACCTCGATGCCGGCAGGGAAGTGGTCCCCGGCAGGCCCGAGTTCGACCAGATGCTCGGTGACCTGGCCGTGCAGGAGGGCGACTACGAGACGGCCCTCGACCACTTCAAGGCTTCGGCCGACATCAGCAGGGAGTACGTCGCGAGCCTGGCCGGGATGCTAGAGTCCGCCCCCGCCGACCAGAAGCCTGCGATAGAGGAGGTTCTCGCCAACGCCGAGAGCACGTTCCTCCTGTCCCTCTACAACGCCGGCATGATCCACAAGGCGCTCGCAGGCACGTCCGACACCGAGGAGGCCTCGGCGGCCCACCTCGACGGGGCCGTCGAAGTGCTCCAGGAGGCTGTCGGGATCGATCCGACCAACGCCGACGTCCTCAACCTGCTCGCGCAGGTCTACCTGCTCCGCGGATCGTTTGACGAGGCCATGTCCGTGTTCGACGACGCCCTAGCAGGTGTCGACGCCGGGCTGGCCGAGGGCTGGCTCGCCCCCGAGGACGCCCAGGCGATCCGCGGCGAGATCATGCTCACCCGCGGTGCAGCCCTTCTCGAGATGGAGAGGTATGACGAGGCCGTCACCGAGCTCGAGGCGGCGCGCGACGTCAACGGCCCCAGCTACGTCCTGCTCGGGAACCTCGCCCAGGCCTACATCATGCAGGAGGAGTACGACTCCGCCCTGACCGTGCTCGACGAGGCGGCCGGCCTCCCCGACCTCACCGACGAGGAGAGGGCCAACACTCTCTACATGAAGTTCGCGGCGCTGAACCAGCTCGAGAGGGACGCCGAGGCCGCCTCCGCCCTCGAAGCAGCTCTCGAGATCAACCCCGACAACGCCGAATGGTGGGAGTATCTCGCCAGCACATACAGCCGTCTGAACCGCAGGAGCGATGCCATAGAGGCCATGGAGCACGCTCAGCAGCTCCGCGGCGAATAA
- a CDS encoding acetyl-CoA carboxylase biotin carboxyl carrier protein subunit, whose amino-acid sequence MDPESLCIDSAMYETEIPRNSLRPYQGLPDARDLKAFIPGTVVDVRVREGDRVSAGQVLLLLDAMKMHNEVCSAIEGRVAQVLVIKGDRVEKNQILVRLDAAV is encoded by the coding sequence ATGGATCCTGAGAGCCTCTGCATAGATTCGGCCATGTACGAGACCGAGATACCCAGGAACAGCCTGCGGCCCTATCAGGGTCTGCCGGATGCCCGCGACCTCAAGGCATTCATCCCGGGCACCGTAGTGGATGTGCGCGTGAGGGAGGGGGACAGGGTCTCCGCCGGACAGGTGCTCCTCCTGCTCGACGCCATGAAGATGCACAACGAGGTCTGTTCCGCCATCGAGGGGCGCGTGGCGCAGGTTCTGGTCATCAAGGGCGACAGGGTGGAGAAGAACCAGATACTCGTCCGCCTGGACGCAGCGGTCTAG
- a CDS encoding class I mannose-6-phosphate isomerase: protein MVFRTVPRFVERIWGGLPNPGGMPFGEIWWAWDDPTGSSTLEASGDGGGPSCLNDLAPLTGRFPIVAKTLHPAEMLSLQVHPGLSGPGPRKAESWIFLKAGPGASVVLGLLPGTTSGRLAEAVEAGRPEPLLRRVPVHPGDILHVRPGTVHSLCGGVDVIEFQENCDITYRIWDWGRPGPGGAPREIHIARALESTDFSPEAAEDQAGASCPGFGYRIRAVSGSAALPPHSVLFVPGRDGDVPAGTCFVSDGGGGAAEAGDGGWMAEPEVEAG, encoded by the coding sequence TGCCGAATCCCGGGGGTATGCCCTTCGGGGAGATCTGGTGGGCCTGGGACGACCCGACCGGATCCAGCACGCTCGAAGCCTCGGGGGACGGCGGCGGCCCCTCCTGTCTGAACGATCTCGCACCGCTCACCGGGAGGTTCCCCATCGTGGCCAAGACCCTCCATCCCGCCGAGATGCTCTCCCTGCAGGTGCATCCCGGCCTGTCGGGTCCCGGGCCGCGCAAGGCCGAATCGTGGATCTTCCTGAAGGCAGGGCCGGGGGCGTCCGTCGTGCTGGGCCTCCTGCCGGGCACGACCTCAGGGCGTCTTGCCGAGGCCGTGGAGGCGGGCAGGCCGGAACCCCTCCTCCGGAGAGTGCCGGTGCATCCCGGCGACATCCTGCACGTCCGGCCCGGGACCGTGCACAGCCTCTGCGGAGGAGTGGATGTGATCGAATTCCAGGAGAACTGCGACATCACGTACCGGATCTGGGACTGGGGCAGGCCGGGGCCCGGAGGTGCCCCGAGGGAGATCCACATCGCCCGTGCCCTCGAATCTACGGACTTCTCCCCGGAAGCCGCGGAGGATCAGGCCGGTGCGTCATGCCCGGGATTCGGCTACCGGATCCGCGCAGTATCGGGATCTGCCGCTCTTCCTCCGCACTCCGTGCTGTTCGTCCCGGGACGGGACGGCGATGTCCCTGCCGGGACCTGCTTCGTGTCCGACGGCGGGGGAGGGGCTGCGGAAGCCGGAGATGGCGGCTGGATGGCGGAGCCGGAAGTGGAGGCGGGATGA